TCGTCCCATTAAGCTGCGGCCCCCAGGCCGCGAACGTGATCGCCGAAGCCGCCATCCCCAACGCTCCGAGCGGCAGCAGCCCGTACTCAACCTGCGAGCCCGAAAGTCTCCCAGCCAGGTAGCAACCGATCCCGATTCCGATCCCGAGCGCCGCCAGGGGCATCGTCGCGTGGGATTCATCGAGTCCGAGGACGAGCTTTGCGTAGGGAAGCACGGGCGCCGGGATCAAGCTGGCGATGCTCCAGACGATCACCTGGCCGACTACGGCCAGCCGGAGCACGCGATCGGCCCGCATGGCGTCGAACGCCATTTTCAGGGTCTCGGCCAGTCCCCCCGCCGATCGTGCCGCCGGCCTTGCTGGGATCCGCAGGGCGGCGACCAGACCGATCGCCGACAGAACCGCCAGAGGAAGGGCCGCGAGCCATGGGCGTCCTTTGGTGTACTGGAAGAGAGGAGCCGCGGCGACCGTCCCGGCGATGATCGCGACGTTCGTCAGCATCTCCATCAGGCCGTTGCCGCGTGAGAGCTGCTCGTGCGGCACGATCTCGGGGAGAATTCCGTATTTCGCCGGGCTGTACAGGGCGGATTGGACCCCCAGGAGCCCAAGGACCATCAGTGCGGGCCAGCCACCGGTCGGATGGATCAGCACGACGAGCGTGCCGAGGACCATCAGCGCGAGTTCAGCGATCTTCATCCAGACGATGATCGATTGCTTGCCGACTCGATCGGCCAGGACGCCGGCCGACGGAGAGACGAGGAGCAGCGGCGTCATCAGGACGATCTGGGCGATCGCCATGCTGCGCTGGCCTTCGCTCTCGGTCGCCGCCGCGGCGAGCCCCAGAAGGACGACCAGCTGTTTCCAGGCGTTGTCGTTGAAGGCGCCCAGGAACTGGGTCGTCAGCAGCCCGCGGATGGCCGTAAGGCCGTTCGGACGCGTCGACTGGTCCTGGAAAACGTTCGCGTCCGCCGCGTCAGCCATCGACCGGGCTCCTGGTGCAGGTGTTCATGCCGCGCCGGACGGTCGCCGACGGTCAGCGCAACGACTGGGGAGCATGCGCCACGTTGGGAATATGTTCAAGCCCGGCTCGCTTGAGACAGCCGCGCCGTGGATTTCCGCCGTCGGGCCCGTTCCGTCGACGGCCGGTGGGCGATACGCTGGAATTGGGACGCGGCGACCGCGATTGGGGCGGGGCCGCGCAGTCGGTGCGAACGGGGGCGGAGGTTCCATGCGCGTGCTCATTACCGGGGGGGCCGGATTCATCGGCTCGCATCTGGCCGACGCCTACCTGGCTCGGGGCGACGAGGTGTTCATCCTCGACGACCTGTCGACCGGGAGCATCGACAACATCCGCCACCTGCGCGAGCGCCCGAACTTCCACTACACGATCGAGAGCGTACACCACGGCCCCACCGTGGCGGAACTGGTGGACCAGTGCGACGTCGTCTTTCACCTGGCCGCCGCGGTCGGCGTTCGCCTGATCGTCGAGAGCCCCGTCCGAACGATCGAGACGAACGTTCATGGGACCGAAGTCGTCCTGGCGGCGGCGAATAAGAAGAAGAAGAAGGTGCTCGTCGCCTCGACCTCGGAAGTTTACGGCCTGAGCGAGGCCGTCCCGTTTCGCGAGGACGGGAATCTCGTTCTGGGCGCCACCAGCAAGGGGCGTTGGAGTTACGCCTGCTCCAAGGCGATCGACGAGTTTCTCGCCCTGGCCTACTGGCGCGAGCGCAAGCTGCCGACGATCCTGGTCCGCCTGTTCAACACGGTCGGCCCCCGCCAGACGGGCCAGTACGGCATGGTCGTACCGACGTTCGTCAAACAGGCGCTCACCGATCGACCGATCACGATCCACGGCGACGGCGACCAGTCGCGATGCTTCACCGACGTCTCCGACGTCGTCGCCGCTCTCGTCGGCCTGATGGACCACCCCGGCGCGGTCGGCGAGGTCTACAACGTCGGCTCGAACGAGGAGGTGACGATCCGGCAACTTGCCGAGCGCGTCCTGAAACTGACCGGGTCGTCCTCCGAAATCGTCCACATCCCCTACGAACAGGCCTACGGCGACGGCTTCGAGGACATGCCCCGGCGCGTCCCCGACATCGCCAAGATCCACGCCCTGATCGGCTACCAGCCGAAAAAATCGCTCGACCAGATCCTCGAAGGGGTCATCGCCTACTTCCGCGACGCCCCCTCCGCACCGACCCGACCGGCGCCGATTGCGGGGTGAGCCTTCCCTCACGAACGGCCAGCCCAACGCGCTTGCCGTTCGACCCCTGATCGACCGAATTGTCAAAGAGCGATTCCCCCGCCTCAGACCGCCGTTCTGGGGCGGGTTCGTTTGCGCGGCGACGGAACGGCGATTATCGACGTAACTTCATGTTCAACCGACGCTTCAATCGCGGCGGCGTTGGGTTCGTTCGTCGCCTTTTGGGAAGCGGCGAAACGTGCCGTATGAAAGTCGCGACGCTTCGCGGTCGCCCCGGCTGTTTCGGGCGAGTCTGATCCACGACGGCCTTCCCCCCTGGAGGGGGAAGGTGGCCCGCAGGGCCGGATGAGGGGGACGACCGGCTTCGCGTTCGGGGAGTCCGTCGGATCGGACGTGTTCGCGACGGCGGTCGTCCCCCTCATCTGATCGCTCCGCGATCTGTCTTCCCCCTCCAGGGGGGAAGACGTTTTATGATCATGCTTCGCCGCGTCCTTCCGCATCTTCGTCAGCGTCTGCACCGCCCGAAACAACTCGCGCGCCCGCGCCGACTGGTATCGCCGCAGCCGCTCACCCTCGACGCCGGGCAGGAACGAGGCCGCTTCCGCTCGCTCCAGAGCGTCGTCCCCCTCAACCTCCTCCAACTCGGCCAACCGCTCGCTCAGGCGGTCGGTTTCGCCGTCGACGACCGCTCGCAACGTCGCCCGCGCCTCGTCCTCGTCGGCCGGCGGAGGGGCCAACTCGCGCCAGTGCTGCCACTGGCTGTAGGTCGGGTCGTGGAACGGCGAGTCCCGCCGCAACCGCTTCCAAAATCCGACGCCGCCGTCCTCCTCCAACTCCTCCCAGGCCAGGAAGATCGCGTTCAAGGCCGGGTCATCGACGGCGTCGCCCGCCTGCTTTCCCAGCAGCCTGACGAATTTGTATTTATCTGAATATGTGAACAAATGACCGTCGTCGATCAAGGTGCGGATCTCTGCCCAGCGGTCGAGCATCCAGCGCACGCCCTCGGGCGAGTCCTCCAGCGTCGCGACGATCGCCGCCGGTTCGTCGTCCGACGGCGGGGCCGCCTTGCCGGAGGCGAAGCTGCCGACGATCGCGAACAGCCTCTGCCCCAGCGCGGCGACCTTCGCCGCCCCCTTCGCCCGCGACGTCAGCATCGCCCTCCGCACCCGCCTCGCCAGCAGCGCCGCCTCATACCGCTCCGCCCGCTCCAGCGCCCACGAAGCCTTCGCCGCCCTCTCGACCAACTCCCGTTCGATGGCGTTCTGCGGCTCCCAATCCTCGACCCAGAGATTGACGCGAGCCTCCAACTCGGCCGGGTCCTCGTGCGGCAGGACCGGCCCGTTCTTCGACCGCATCCCATGCTTCAAAGCGTTCATCCGAGCCCGCGCCTTGCCGGCGTCGGACTTCGGCCCGGTCGATTTCTGCGCGTTCGCGCGATTGGCGCGGATCTGAGCCTCGGTAGCGGCCATGGCGGGAGTCTCCTCGGTCATTGCGGCGGGGATGTCACCTAGGAGGGACGATCCGCACGACGAGCGAGATGATTCCGATTGCCGAGACTTTTCACGCGCCGCTTCGGCCGACAAATCCGCATGTGCCGGTCGCCCTGGGTGCCGTGGCCACGCTTGCGTGGCCATGAACCGGCGTGGGAGAGTTGCAAGAGCGACGGCGATCGCATGGCCACGCAAGTGTCACGCGACGTCAAGTTATGCCGGCGAGTACGTCGGGTGGTTTGCCGCGATGAAGCCCGAAGAGAGTGGCTCTCTCCTTGGCATCTGAGATCCGAGCGTCAAAATCGAGAAACCGGGTGGTCCGGGCGGCTCGCCCGGACGTCGCTAGCCGTGGATCGAAGACGTCCGGGCGAGCCGCCCGGACCACCCTCTCGGTCATCCCCGGAAGCCGGGCAATTGATTCCGACGTCTCTCGCGGCAAACCAACTGGCGGGTCCCCCGGGAAAGCTTGACGACGCGTGACACAAGCGTGGCCATGGCACCCGTGCGCAAAGGAGCACTTACGGCTGCTGATTGAGTCGAGCGAAGAGCATCCGAAGCCGACTTCACTTTGACGCCGTCGGCGCATCCAGGACGACTGCCGCGGCCAGGTCGTTGCCGAAGGTTTTGAAGTCCTTCAGTGTCCAGACGACCTTCTTGTCGCGCGTGACCTCGATGAGCTGCGGGTTCTCGGGGCCGGCGTGGGTGTTGCCGAAGACGATGTTCCCGTTCGGTCGGACGGCCAGCGACGTGACCCATTGCAGACGGATGCCCGGCAGTTCGTTCTGGCCGACGCTCCAGACGACCTTGCCGGCGGGGTCGACCTCGATGACGCGGTTGCCGTTGCCTGTGGCGATCAGCGTGTTGCCGCTGGCGAGTCGGAGGGCGCCGAAGACCTCGGCGCCGTGTCCGCCGTGGCCGGAGGTTGCGGGGCGGCCGTCGAGATCAAGCTTGTACGACCAGACGATCGAGCCGTCGGGGGCGTACTCGTTGACCGCGCCGTCGAGTTCCTGGCAGACCAGGTAGTGGCCGTTGGGGAGCTTGCGAACCAACCGCGTGTCGCGGTGGGAATTCGGCTTCTGAACCTTCAGGTCGAGCGAGTGGACGATCTCCCCCGAACGGTTCACCTCGATGATCCGCTTGTTGCCGCTCTCGGCGATCATCGTCAGTCCGTCGTCGAGCCGCTGGACGGCGTGGACCTCGATTGGGCCGTCGTAGCCGGGCTTTGGCCTGGAGGTGTAGCTCCAGACGATCTCCTTCGCGGGGTTGAGCTCGACGACGGTCGCCGCGCCGGTGTGAGTCAGGATGTTGCCGTCGGGGAGCACCTGGAGATCATGGACCTGGCCTTTGATCGGCATCTCCCACTCGACTTTCCCCTGGCCGTCGACGATGGACAGCCGACCTCGATCCGCGCCGAGCACCCGCCGGCCGGCGGCCTCCTGAGCGTCCGCCTGAAGGCCGAGGAGCAGTCCGGAGAGGAGGAGTGCGATTCGTGCCGGCATCGTGATTCTCGTCCGTGGGGAGGTTGGGTCAGTCGTCGTTCTTCTGCTTGACGGGTCGGAAGGGGTGGACCCAGTTCGCGAAGGCCTGCGGGCTTCTCGACTGGACCCAGAGGCGTCCTCGTCCTGAGAACCGGATCAAGAGTTGATCCGAGAACAGGAAGGAACGCACACGGCGGGCCCGAGTCACACGATACTGGAGCGAAGGCTCCCAGGCCACCGCGAAGCCGCTGTCGACGATGTACTCGCCGTCGACGTCGATCTCGTAGACCGCGCCGTAGGCGCCGAAGAAGAGCAGGCCGGTTCCCGAGGCATGCAGCGTGAACAGGCCCTCGCTGAACATCCCCTTGAGCCCCTGCCAGCGCGTGTCGAGCCGAACGCCCGGGGAAGAAGCCAGGTAGGCGCCTCGCTCCAGGAGCAGCTCCCCGCGAAGCTCGTAGGCGACGACGTCGCCGGCCGATCCAGGGGCGAAGGCCACGCGACCGGGGCCGTGATCGGCGGTGTAGGTGTTCTGGAAGAGGCTCTCGCCGCCCATGACTTTCCGCTTGAGGCCCGCCATCAGGCCGCCCCGGGTGGAGGTCTCAACGCGGAGGTTGGGCGTCATCCAGGCCATCGCGCCGGACTCGGCGACGACGGACTCGCCCGGCTTCAGGTCGATCTCCAGAACGCTGTAGGTCGGCTCGCAGGTGATCTCGTAATCCATCGAAGTCCCCTTACGAACGAGGCGACAGCATTGAGCCGACCCGACGGCCGAACGAGTCCGAGTTGTGCGACTGGACGAGCAGTCGACCGCGTCCGGTGAAGTGGAGCACGACCCCTTCGCCGGCCAGAAAAGACTGGAGCCATGACCCGCCGAGCTTCCCCGGCGAGTAGCTCAGAGTTTCCTCATAGGCGACGACATGCCCGGTGTCGACCGTCAATCCGCCCTCGACCTCGACCTCCACGATCCTTCCAAACGCCGAGACCAGGAACGGCCCCGCGCCGGTGAGCCGGACGAACGAGAGCGACTCGCCCGTGAAGAAGCCCTTGAAGCCCTGGAACTGGGAATCGACGTCGATCGTCGAGGCCGAGCCCAGGTAGCTTCCCCCGGCGCAGAGCCAGGGGACGGAGCCGTCCATGTCGACGCGGAGGACGTCGCCCATCTGGACGGGCGCCAGGCCGACGTGCCCTGGCCGGCCGTCGGTCGTTCGGTAGGTCGAAAGGAAGAAGCTCTCGGAGGCGAGCAACCGCTTCAGGCCGCCGAGGATTCCGCCCGAACTGCGTGCGCGGGTCGTCACGTCGATGTCGACGTTGTCCGAGGCGACGTACATCGCGCCTGCTTCCGACACGAACGACTCGCCGGGCTTCAGATGAACCAGGGCCGACGCGAAGCCTCCCTGGTCGGGGATCTCGATCTGCATCGGAACTCCGGGGCAGGGTCAGGGTCAGGAGGGGAGGAAGGGCATGATCCAGCCCGCGAGGCTGGGGACCGTCCGCGTCTGGAGAAACACCTTGCCGCGGCCTTCGAGACGAAGGACCAGACCCTCTCCCGAGAAGAAGGTCTGTTTCAGCCCCCCCATGCCGCCGACCGTGTAAGAGAGCGACGGCTCCCAGGCGACGAGGTGGCCGGTATCGACCACGAGGGCTCCGTCGACCTGACGCTCGATCACCCCGCCGTAAGCGTTGAAGAAGAGGTCGCCCATGCCGGAGCATTCCAGGAAGAACGCTCCTTCACCCGAGAAGAACGCCTTCAAACCGCCGAAGCGCGTCTGAAGTTGAACGCCCGGCGTGCAGGCGAGGAACGACCCGGCGGTCAGGATGAACGAGTCCCCTTTGAGCCGACGGTGCAGAACCGAGCCGGGCTCCGAGGGCGCGAAGGCGACGGCGCCTCGCTCGCCGTAGGCTGAGTACTCTCCGACGAAGAGCGACTCGCCGCCGACGACCCGGCGGATCGCGGCCTGGAGCAGGCCGCCGATCAATCGGCTTTGCATCTGGAGGCCGCTGGCCATCCAGCTCATCGCGCCGGCCTCGGCCAGGATCGATTCGCCAGGAGCCAGCGTGACTTCCAGGCGTCCGTAGTCGGTGTTGCCGACGACTTCGAATTCCATGACGCTCCCTGAAGAGAGGATCGAGCGGCGGAAACACGCAGAGTCAAACGCCGCGACTATCGATTCGCGTCCCTCCGCCGCTTATTGCGGAAGGGACGCGAAATCGAGTCGACGGAACCGCGACCCTCTCAGCCTTCGGTCTGGCCGACGGCGACGGCGCCGAAGAGGGCTTCGTTCTCGGGGGACTTGTCGCGGCCGGTCTGGCTGTCCTCGATCCGCATGCCGTAGAAGCTGCGAATGACGAAGAAAAGAGCCGCCCCAAGCAGTGCGGCGGCGAGGGCGATCCGCAGCCCGGCGGGGACGCGCTGAGCCAACTCGACGGCGAGGAGGCCGAAGAGGGTCGCGAACTTGATGATCGGGTTCATGGCCACGCTGGAGGTGTCCTTGAACGGGTCGCCGACGGTGTCGCCCACGACGGTCGCCGCGTGCAGCTCGGTCCCCTTCTCGCGGAGGTCGGTCTCCACGATCTTCTTGGCGTTGTCCCAGGCGCCGCCGGCGTTGGCCATCGAGATCGCCTGGAAGAGCCCGCTGAGGGCCAGGCCGATCAGGAAGCCGATGAAGAAGAAGGGCTCGACGAACGCCGCCGCCAGCGTGATGAAGAAGATCGTCAGGAAGATGTTGAACATGCCGAGCTGGGCGTATCGCGTGCAGATCGCTACGACTCGCTTGGAGTCCTCGACGCTCGCCTTGGCGGAGCCGTCCAGCTTCATGTTCCGACGGATGAACGCCACCGCGCGATAGGCGCCGGTGATCACGGCCTGGGTGCTCGCCCCGGTGAACCAGTAGATCACCGCCATGCCGAAGATCATGCCGAGCAGGAACGGCGGATGGAGGATCGAGAGATTCTCGACCCGCGCCGGGATCAGCTTCAGCGTCTTCGTGACCGGATCGACCTCGCCCGCGAGCTGGACGACGATCGAGAAGATCATCGTGGTCGCCCCGACGACGGCAGTCCCGATGAGCACGGGTTTCGCCGTCGCCTTGAAGGTGTTCCCCGCGCCGTCGTTCTCCTCCAGCAGCAGCTTGGCGTGCTCGAAGTCGGGCTCGAAGCCGTAGTCGCGTTTGATTTCCTCGACGATGCCCGGCTCCTGCTCGATCAGCGACAACTCGTAGACGCTCTGGGCGTTGTCGGTGACGGGGCCGTAGCTGTCGACGGCGATCGTCACGGGTCCCATGCCCAGGAAGCCGAACGCGACCAGGCCGAAGGCGAAGACCGCCGGCGCGAGCATCAGGTCCTGGGGGAAGAGCAGGCTGACCCAGTAGGCGATCGCCATCAGGCCGGCGATCACGATCCCGCCGACCCAGAAGGCCGAGAAGTTCCCCGCCGTGAGGCCGGACAGGACGTTCAGCGAAGCCCCGCCCTCGCGGCTGGTGCTGACGACTTCCTTCACGTGGATCGACCCCGTCGAGGTGAAGATCTTCGTCACCTCGGGGATGATCGCCCCGGCCAGGGTGCCGCAGGTGATGATCGTCGCCAGTTGCCACCAGAGGTTGCCGTTCCCCGCGACGTTCGGGATCAGGGCGATGCTCGCGGCGTAAGTGGCGATGATCGACAGGATGCTCGTCACCCAGACCAGCCCGGTGAGCGGAATCTCGAAGTCGAAGTGGCGGAGGTGGACGAACCGCTTCGTGGCGATCGCCTCATTGACGAAGTACGAGACGCCGCTGACCACCACCATCAGGACCCGCATCGCGAAGATCCAGACCAGCAGGTCCACCTGGACCTCCGGCCGATTGACGGCCAGCAGGATGAAGGTGATGAGCGCGACGCCCGTGACGCCGTAGGTCTCAAAGCCGTCGGCCGTGGGGCCGACCGAGTCGCCGGCGTTGTCCCCGGTGCAGTCGGCGATGACGCCGGGGTTGCGGGCGTCGTCCTCCTTCACGCCGAAGACGATCTTCATCAGGTCGGCGCCGATGTCCGCGATCTTGGTGAAGATGCCGCCGGCCACCCGAAGGGCCGCCGCCCCCAGCGACTCGCCGATCGCGAAGCCGATGAAGCAAGGACCGGCCAGCTCGCGAGGGACGAACAGCAAGATGCAGAGCATCATCAGCAGCTCAACGCTGATGAGCACCATGCCGATCGACATCCCGGCCTTCAGCGGGATCGAGTAGCAAAGGAACGGCTTGCCGCGGAGGCTCGCCATGCTCGTCCGGCTGTTGGCGAAGGTGTTGATCCGGATGCCGAACCAGGCGACGAGGTAGCTTCCCGCGATCCCGATCAGGCTGAAGCCCAGGATGACGGGGACCTTCACGGTTGCGGGATAATTGTGTAGCCCCTCAGCCTCTGCATTCACGTGGCCTTCAGACAGGAACCCGAAGTAGGCCACGATGACCGCCGCGATGAACGCCCAGAGCACGAGGATGAACTTCCCCTGATGCAGCAGGTACGTCTTGCAGGTGGCGTAGATCAACTCGCTGACCTCGCGCATCGTCCGATGCACCGGCAGCCGCGCGAGCTGAATGAAGAAAATCAGCCCAAAGGCCAGCCCCAACGCGCAGACGACCAGCCCCCCGGCAAGGAGCGACCAGCCGGTGACAAGCCCGCCTAAATAAGTGCGGCTCGTGAGGTCGGGGAGGACCAGATCGGCCTCGCCGGCGAGGACGGAGTTTGGCAGCGTCAAAGCGGCGACGGAGCCGAGGACGGCCCCGGTGATTTTGCGTCGAGTGTAGGCCATGATTGTCTCGGGCATCCGGAACGAGATGTGGGGCCGGCGGACCCGCCCGGTCGATGGAGTCGATGGAGAGGCTCCTTCCCCCGGCTTGAGCTTGATGGTGAGATTATGCCGCTCACGACTAGCTCGCACAAGCTTGGGAAGAGCCTCCTTTATAGATGTCTAGGACGTGGAGGTCGTTGCGTCCATCAATGCCCTGGGCCGAAGAAGACAGCGTTCCAGAAGAATCGCTGCGTCGAGGGGGACATGGCCCGATAATTCGGATCGTCGGCGAATCCGACGACGTGGCCTTTTCCCAACTCCTGGTAGATCACGAGCGGTTTGCCGGCCATCAATTCGAGCGTCTCGGGCCAGCAGAATCCGCTCACAAGCGGATCCCCCGGCGCGATCGTCACGAGGTTCCTGCCGTCGGCCGGCTTCAACGGCGCCAGCGCGACGTCGGTGTTCAGCAGCGGCAGCACCTCTCGGGGCGAACCGAAGGTCACGAAGTGGTCGTCGTAGACGCTCGCGCGGAAGAACGCCCCGGGGACGGGATCGGGAGTTTCGCCCTCCACGTCGGTTCGGGGCTCGTCGGCGACCCCCGGTCGATCGCCCGACTTCCGCTCGGCCTTCGTCGCGGATTCGTCAGCCGACTTGGGCGCCGTTTTGAGGACTTTGGAGGCGAGCAGCCCTTGCGCCTTCTCCGTTCCCCAGGCGGCGGCCCCTTTCACGAGGATCAACGTTCCGCCCGCTTTCACCCATTCCTTGATTCGAGCTGTGAAGCCCTCGTTCAGGGGGCCGGGGTAGCGACCGTCCGGCAGGATCAGGACGTTGTATTTGCTGAGGTCGAGATCGCCGATCACGTTGCCGGGCACTCGCGTCACCGGGAAGCGCCAGACCTGGTCGAACAGGTACCAGGTGTGGCCAACGAAGGGCGAGGCCGGCCTGTCGACGAGCATGGCGACCTTCGGCGGCTTGACCCAGGAGATCCGGAAGCCCCCGAATCCCGTCCCGTCGTCGAGCAGGCCGCCGTCGGCGGACCTTGCTGAAAAGCCGAGGTCTCGGGAGAGTTCGCGGACGCGGGCGTGGAGACTCTCGGGGTTCTCGGCCGTCCGCAGCAGCAGCGTCCCCTTGGCGAACTTCTCCCCGCTCAGGCGCACGTCGTCGTCCAGAACGTGGACGCGGAAGCCCTCGCGGAGCAGGGCCGCCAGCGCAGACATGAAAGAGTCGTCCTCCGGCGGGATCAGGTAGCCGACCTTGGCTCGCTCAGGTCCTTCAACGCGACCCGTCGCGGCGGGGGAGTCGACGAGTTCGCTGGCGAGGCCGCCGGCCTCCTCGACGGCCAGCGACGTCAGGCCGTGGCTCATCGGGAGGGACCAGGCGGTCAGGTCGTAGATCTCGTCGCCCAGGCGCCGGCGCTTGCGGTCGAGCTGACGTTCACGAAACGATTGGCCCATGTCGAATCGGGCGTCGAGCAGGGCTCGGGCAAGTCGACCGGCCGGCTGCGCGAGCGGGACGTGGTAGCTCCCCGCCGGCGCGTTCCATTCCTTGAGTCCTGTCTCGGCGTCCTTCCGAGCCCGGACGGTCGCCGGGGCGGTCAGACGGCGAACCTCGATGCCGTTCTTCACGAGGAGGTCGGCGACCCTCGCCGCTCGCGCAGGAGTTTCGCCCGGGAGGATCAGGTAGTCGCGGAGCGGACCCTCTCGGCCCAGCGCCACGGCGGAGGCCCGGTATTCGTAGTAGTCACTGACGAGGTCGCGGGCGTGTTCGGCGGCCGTCTCCACCGTGGAGATCCCGCTCACGTAGTGGCGTCGGACGCCGTCGTGGAAGTGCAGCTTCGTCTCATCCTCGCGGTCGACGACCAGCCCGCGCGCCCCGGCCTGTTCCCAGAGGATGCCGATGGAACCGTGGAGCGCCGGCCAGGTGGTGCCGTAGCCGGGGTAGAAGCCGTCGTAGGTCTCTCGGCTGGTGTAGAGGAACCCATAGCCGTCGAACCGCCCCGCCTGTCGCCGGCCGAAGCGGCTGAACCAATCCCGCTGGCGGGACGTGATCAGGTCGAGGACCGGGTCGGCCGGCGGGTCGAAGTAGTATTGCTGGTTGGCCGACATCTCATGAACGTCGATCAGGACGTGAGGCTGCCACCGGAGAAAGGCGGCGATCCGGTCTCGGCTCTCCGACTGGGTTTGAAGGAACCAGTCGCGGTTCATGTCGAAGACGTAGTGGTTGTGCCTCCCCGTCGCCCACCGTTGGACGCGT
The nucleotide sequence above comes from Paludisphaera rhizosphaerae. Encoded proteins:
- a CDS encoding beta-propeller domain-containing protein, whose amino-acid sequence is MPARIALLLSGLLLGLQADAQEAAGRRVLGADRGRLSIVDGQGKVEWEMPIKGQVHDLQVLPDGNILTHTGAATVVELNPAKEIVWSYTSRPKPGYDGPIEVHAVQRLDDGLTMIAESGNKRIIEVNRSGEIVHSLDLKVQKPNSHRDTRLVRKLPNGHYLVCQELDGAVNEYAPDGSIVWSYKLDLDGRPATSGHGGHGAEVFGALRLASGNTLIATGNGNRVIEVDPAGKVVWSVGQNELPGIRLQWVTSLAVRPNGNIVFGNTHAGPENPQLIEVTRDKKVVWTLKDFKTFGNDLAAAVVLDAPTASK
- a CDS encoding GDP-mannose 4,6-dehydratase, producing the protein MRVLITGGAGFIGSHLADAYLARGDEVFILDDLSTGSIDNIRHLRERPNFHYTIESVHHGPTVAELVDQCDVVFHLAAAVGVRLIVESPVRTIETNVHGTEVVLAAANKKKKKVLVASTSEVYGLSEAVPFREDGNLVLGATSKGRWSYACSKAIDEFLALAYWRERKLPTILVRLFNTVGPRQTGQYGMVVPTFVKQALTDRPITIHGDGDQSRCFTDVSDVVAALVGLMDHPGAVGEVYNVGSNEEVTIRQLAERVLKLTGSSSEIVHIPYEQAYGDGFEDMPRRVPDIAKIHALIGYQPKKSLDQILEGVIAYFRDAPSAPTRPAPIAG
- a CDS encoding TIGR00266 family protein; the encoded protein is MQIEIPDQGGFASALVHLKPGESFVSEAGAMYVASDNVDIDVTTRARSSGGILGGLKRLLASESFFLSTYRTTDGRPGHVGLAPVQMGDVLRVDMDGSVPWLCAGGSYLGSASTIDVDSQFQGFKGFFTGESLSFVRLTGAGPFLVSAFGRIVEVEVEGGLTVDTGHVVAYEETLSYSPGKLGGSWLQSFLAGEGVVLHFTGRGRLLVQSHNSDSFGRRVGSMLSPRS
- a CDS encoding TIGR00266 family protein, whose amino-acid sequence is MEFEVVGNTDYGRLEVTLAPGESILAEAGAMSWMASGLQMQSRLIGGLLQAAIRRVVGGESLFVGEYSAYGERGAVAFAPSEPGSVLHRRLKGDSFILTAGSFLACTPGVQLQTRFGGLKAFFSGEGAFFLECSGMGDLFFNAYGGVIERQVDGALVVDTGHLVAWEPSLSYTVGGMGGLKQTFFSGEGLVLRLEGRGKVFLQTRTVPSLAGWIMPFLPS
- a CDS encoding TIGR00266 family protein is translated as MDYEITCEPTYSVLEIDLKPGESVVAESGAMAWMTPNLRVETSTRGGLMAGLKRKVMGGESLFQNTYTADHGPGRVAFAPGSAGDVVAYELRGELLLERGAYLASSPGVRLDTRWQGLKGMFSEGLFTLHASGTGLLFFGAYGAVYEIDVDGEYIVDSGFAVAWEPSLQYRVTRARRVRSFLFSDQLLIRFSGRGRLWVQSRSPQAFANWVHPFRPVKQKNDD
- a CDS encoding M14 family metallopeptidase, coding for MGLLLVLIVPGRISAQSPPKPGTTDAGWLLPIPEVDADPKIPTLEKVVGHPFGRDVSSVSEIERYLHALADAAPDRAKLVSYGRTIERRPLYYLVVASPENMRRIEGIRGDNLKLADPRTLDRDAARPILEKLPAIVWMAYGVHGDEISSGDAALVTAYHLLADRRETTRKLLEKVVVVIDPMQNPDGRDRFVNFHREGRGVEPDSSPLAAERVQRWATGRHNHYVFDMNRDWFLQTQSESRDRIAAFLRWQPHVLIDVHEMSANQQYYFDPPADPVLDLITSRQRDWFSRFGRRQAGRFDGYGFLYTSRETYDGFYPGYGTTWPALHGSIGILWEQAGARGLVVDREDETKLHFHDGVRRHYVSGISTVETAAEHARDLVSDYYEYRASAVALGREGPLRDYLILPGETPARAARVADLLVKNGIEVRRLTAPATVRARKDAETGLKEWNAPAGSYHVPLAQPAGRLARALLDARFDMGQSFRERQLDRKRRRLGDEIYDLTAWSLPMSHGLTSLAVEEAGGLASELVDSPAATGRVEGPERAKVGYLIPPEDDSFMSALAALLREGFRVHVLDDDVRLSGEKFAKGTLLLRTAENPESLHARVRELSRDLGFSARSADGGLLDDGTGFGGFRISWVKPPKVAMLVDRPASPFVGHTWYLFDQVWRFPVTRVPGNVIGDLDLSKYNVLILPDGRYPGPLNEGFTARIKEWVKAGGTLILVKGAAAWGTEKAQGLLASKVLKTAPKSADESATKAERKSGDRPGVADEPRTDVEGETPDPVPGAFFRASVYDDHFVTFGSPREVLPLLNTDVALAPLKPADGRNLVTIAPGDPLVSGFCWPETLELMAGKPLVIYQELGKGHVVGFADDPNYRAMSPSTQRFFWNAVFFGPGH
- a CDS encoding sodium-translocating pyrophosphatase, producing MAYTRRKITGAVLGSVAALTLPNSVLAGEADLVLPDLTSRTYLGGLVTGWSLLAGGLVVCALGLAFGLIFFIQLARLPVHRTMREVSELIYATCKTYLLHQGKFILVLWAFIAAVIVAYFGFLSEGHVNAEAEGLHNYPATVKVPVILGFSLIGIAGSYLVAWFGIRINTFANSRTSMASLRGKPFLCYSIPLKAGMSIGMVLISVELLMMLCILLFVPRELAGPCFIGFAIGESLGAAALRVAGGIFTKIADIGADLMKIVFGVKEDDARNPGVIADCTGDNAGDSVGPTADGFETYGVTGVALITFILLAVNRPEVQVDLLVWIFAMRVLMVVVSGVSYFVNEAIATKRFVHLRHFDFEIPLTGLVWVTSILSIIATYAASIALIPNVAGNGNLWWQLATIITCGTLAGAIIPEVTKIFTSTGSIHVKEVVSTSREGGASLNVLSGLTAGNFSAFWVGGIVIAGLMAIAYWVSLLFPQDLMLAPAVFAFGLVAFGFLGMGPVTIAVDSYGPVTDNAQSVYELSLIEQEPGIVEEIKRDYGFEPDFEHAKLLLEENDGAGNTFKATAKPVLIGTAVVGATTMIFSIVVQLAGEVDPVTKTLKLIPARVENLSILHPPFLLGMIFGMAVIYWFTGASTQAVITGAYRAVAFIRRNMKLDGSAKASVEDSKRVVAICTRYAQLGMFNIFLTIFFITLAAAFVEPFFFIGFLIGLALSGLFQAISMANAGGAWDNAKKIVETDLREKGTELHAATVVGDTVGDPFKDTSSVAMNPIIKFATLFGLLAVELAQRVPAGLRIALAAALLGAALFFVIRSFYGMRIEDSQTGRDKSPENEALFGAVAVGQTEG